CCGTTTCACTGTGTTGGGGAATGGTCCATAGCAGCCGTCTCGGAACAGGTTTGGGAAAGCTGCTGACTGAGTATCGTCTGGCTCGCTCGCAGGAAATGTTTGGTGCGAAACCCATCGTTACGAACACATCGCAGCATACGAGCGGATTTTACGAGCGGCTCGGTTTTGTGATGATCGAACACACGCCCGACGGTTTCGGGCCGGGAATAGATATTTGCAGGATGCGCAAGGAAGCGGGCAACTGAACAATCTTGTATGAAATTTGTTTCTGACAGGCTGTCGAAGATGCACCCTCTGGACGTGCTGTTTCGCGGTATGATCCTCAGCCTGGGGCTGCTTTTCTTTGCTTTCGCGGCATGGCAGGCTGTCGGGTCGGTCCGGACGATCGCGACCTACGACAGATATTCTGCCGAGGTCAAAAGCTGCCGGTCGGACAGTTCGCCGAATGCTCGTTTTGGTTTCTATTCCTGCGATGTCAGATATCAGGTCGATTCAGGCAGGCGTTCGGCAACTGTCGATAATCTGCTTTTCAGTTACGCCGAGGGCGACCAAATGGATATTTACATCGGCAGAGGCGAGCAATACAGCGTGCGGGCCGGCGGATTCGTGGGCCTTTGGGGTATACCGACATTGCTTAGCGTGATCGGCACGGCGTTCTTCGCTTTCGCAGTTTGGCCGAGCAAAGAAAAGAGAACTTAGGATTTAGACGTTTGGTGGATCATGGATACAAAATATCAAACAGGTTTCGGAAATGAGTTTGCTACAGAGGCGGTCGAGGGAGCGTTGCCGATCGGGCGAAATTCGCCGCAGAAAGCCCCGCTGGGGCTTTACGCCGAACAACTTTCGGGCACGGCGTTCACGGTGCCGCGTTCGGGTAATAAGCGCACGTGGACATACCGCATTCGCCCGAGTGTGATGCACAAGCCTTTCGAGCGCATCGACAACGGCCGCTGGCTGAGCAAACCTGATCTGGACGAGGTCACGCCGAATCAACTGCGTTGGGACCCGCTTCCGCTGCCGACGGAACCGACCGATCTCATCGACGGCATCACGACCATTGCTCTCAACGGCGACGCGATGTCGCAAACAGGCATCGGCATCCACATCTATGCCTGCAACAAAGGCATGGACGGCCGCTATTTTTACAACGCCGACGGCGAGATGCTGTTCGTACCCGAAATGGGATCGCTTACGATCTACACCGAACTCGGCGTGATCGTTGTGTCGCCCGGCGAGGTCTGCTGCATACCGCGGGGCGTGAGGTTTCGTGTTGAGGTCGGCGGAAATGCCCGCGGCTATATTTGCGAGAATTACGGAGCGCATTTCAAACTGCCCGACCTCGGCCCGATCGGTGCGAACGGACTGGCGAATTCGCGTGATTTTGAGACGCCGGTCGCTTGGTACGAGGACGTTGACGGTGAGTTTGAACAGGTAGCAAAATTCGGCGGCAATCTGTGGCGTTGCGGTATCGACCATTCGCCGCTCGATGTCGTCGCGTGGCACGGCAACTACGCTCCGTATAAATATGATCTCCGCCGCTTCAACACGATCGGCTCGATATCGTTCGATCATCCGGATCCGAGCATCTTTACTGTTCTAACGTCGCCAAGTGGTGAGCCGGGCGTGGCGAATTGCGATTTCGTGATCTTTCCCGACAGATGGCTGGTCGGCGAGGATACGTTCCGTCCGCCGTGGTATCACCGGAACTATATGTCAGAATACATGGGACTGATCTACGGCCAATACGATGCCAAGGAAGAAGGCTTCGTCCCCGGCGGCGGCTCGCTCCACAACCAGATGTCCGCCCACGGCCCCGACCTCGATGCCTTTGAAAAGGCCTCCAACGCCGATTTGAAGCCGCAGAAGCTCTCCGGAACGCTCGCATTCATGTTCGAATCGCGCTACATCATCCGCCCGACCAAATTCGCAATGGAAACTTCCTACCTCCAACACGAATACTTCGAAGTTTGGCAGCGACTGAAAAAGAATTTCCAAACTAATCGATAGTTTTGGTCAATATCTTGGATCAAATGGAGGCTTGAATTCTATGTTTAGAGAACAGACCAGGGCGTTGATGGTCATGACAGCGTTGGTGTTGACTGGGTGTACGGCGGGTAATGTCGACGATACGATCACTGCGAACCATGGTCCGCGAAACAACAGGGAGTCGGTAGCTGAAACTCCGACCTGGACGTTTTCGCCCGATATGATCTTCCCCGCTAACCGTAGTCTTAAGCGACCTGAAGACGGGATTGCACTAGCAGATGGGCGGCTGATCGTAGCTGATCAAAGTGATGGGCTAAGGCTCGTTTCGCAGGACGGGAGCACCACGCCGTTCGGCAAAATGAAAGAAGCTGGGTATTCAAATGATCCGCCTGATGACGAGGGCGGCGCCAACGGTGTTTCGCTCGACCCAACAGGCAAATACATTCTCGTCAGCGACGTTTACAAAGGTGGAATATACCGTGTCGATGCCGAGACAGAAGCGACGGAAAAGATCTACCAGCACATGTACGGGGTGAACGCCGCTCGACAGGACTCGAACGGCGGGGTCTGGTTCACTCAATCAACGAGGAACGCCATCGATAAGGGGTCGCAAAACCTCTGGCGTTCGGTCGCGGTCCCCACACCGGATGGAGCGCTCTTTTACCTGGCCCCAAAAGATGTCGGCGTAAGGTTGGAACCGATTCGACTTGAGGACGGTTTCTTATTCGCGAATGGATTGGCGCTCGACGAAAAGGACGGGTATCTATATCTAGCCGAAATGTTCGCTGGTAGGATACTTCGCTATCGTCTCGACGTACCAGCGGGCAAGGTGTCCGACAAAACGACATTTTACGCCGACGGTCGGCCAATTGACAACATTGAGCTAGATGGGAATGGCAGGCTGTGGATGGCTCTTCCGCTGCAAAACGAAATCGTGTCCATCGATATCGCAACCAAACAGGCAACTTCAGTATTTCGTGTATCGACGCCCAAAAGCGAATCGACTTTAATGGAGATCGAAGTATTAATGCGAGAGGGAAAGCCTTGGCTAGAACTCTTTACGTCCGACGTATGGGATCCAGCCCCCGGAGCAATAACAGGTATGATCCTTTCACCAAACAACGGGCCGGTCTATGTAACGGGGCTAGGAAATGCGGTCATAAAATTGGAACGATGAATTGCTGAAGAAGAATTTTTTCGAATATTTTGATACAACAAAACCTATGACTATAAGAAGAACAGCAGAAGCAAAATGGAGCGGTAGCATTACCGAGGGCAAGGGGAGCGTAAAGCTTGAGAGCGGTGCGTTTGAGGGGCCGTATTCGTTCAACGCGCGGTTTGGCGATGACACGTCGATGACGAACCCTGAGGAACTTATTGCCGCGGCCCACGCCGGGTGTTTCACGATGGCGTTCTCGGGTTTTCTCGGTCGCGCCGGTTTTGAGGCAACGAGCATCGAGACGAAAGCGATCGTCCACGTTGAGAAGGAAGAGGCCGGATTCTCCATCCCGCGAATTGACCTGATCACCGAGGCTGTCGTGCCGAATATTTCGGACGAGGAGTTTCAAGAGGTCGCGAAGAACGCAAAAGAAAAATGCCCGGTCTCGCGCGTGCTTGCCGGTGCCGAGATCACGCTCGACGCGACGCTCAAGAGCTAACGGCCGATAACCTTGAGGCCTCGCGGAGCGGCGGTGTCCGGATCGCCCTCCGCGGGCTTTTCTGCGCAACAATATAGGGTCCGGAGGCGTATCTCATGATGCAATTCAATCAGGAGGACGCGGTTAATGGATCAAAGCGAGATACTCGATAGGATCGCCCGCGGGCGGACGGACCTTGTTTTCGATCTTCTCGCAACGTCAGGATGGAACGAATCGCTTCATTCGGCCGAAGTGAGCCCGCTCCAATGGTTTATTTATTATAACGACGTAACGGCCCTGAAAGCGGTAATGAATGCCGGTGGCGACCTTTCCGGCATTGACCTCGGGCGGGAACTTGGTAACGCCGCGTTCTTCGGCCATTGGAAGGTCGCGGACTTCCTTATCGCTAACGGTGCGGACGTGAATTGGTCCGAACCGGAAACTGGCGAAACACCCTTGCATAGCGCTCTCTCGAAAGCGGGCCGGCCGTATTACTTTTACGTGGTCAAGTTGCTCGTCGAAAATGGCGCGGACGTCAATGCGCGGACGATTCCCGGGAAAGCGACCGGGGCATTCATGCGCGACGTCCGCACAAAAGGCGAAACGCCGCTTCACCGGGCGGCCGCTTACGCCGACGCTGAGGCCATCGAATTCCTCATTCAAAGCGGCGCCGAAAAGGAGGCCCGAGATGCCCATGGCGATTCGCCGCTAAGCTGGGCGAGCGAGCATCTCCGTCCGGGTTCGGTGCTAAAGCTCCTCGCATTCCCGCCGCATCACATTAGCGATCTTCATGTCGAGCGAAACACTTCCGACCATGGTTGTGGTTGGGGAAACGGCATGGAACGGAATCTACTCGGAGACTATCTTCCGGGTGTGTAAGAAAATGAATATCGAGATCTCTTCGCTGACACCGCTCTTACAGATCTTCAATATGCGGCGGTCGCTTGCCTTCTATCGAGATCTTCTCGGCTTTTCGGTGGTTGCCGATTCCGGCGGAGGCGATGACGCAAGCTGGGTATGGCTGCGTAAGGATGGATGCGATCTGATGCTCAATGATCAGTACGAGCCCGGAAAAGTTCCTGCCGAGCCGCCCGCAGCACGGACCGCTTGGCACTCCGATACCACCCTCTTCTTCGGCTGCGAGAGCGTAGATGAGATATTCGACCACCTCCGGCAAAAGGGGATCGACCTCGCCCCGCCGACGAACGCGCCCTACGGAATGCGGCAGTTGGCACTGACCGATCCCGACGGCTACACGCTTTGCTTCCAACATCCGGTTCGGTGATCCTCGGGGCCTTGGTCACGCTCGTTGCGGGTGTTCAGTCTCGCGTGTCGGCCGACGCGACCATCTCGAGCTTTGTTGCGCCGATATCAACGAGCGGCCCTAGCTCGTACACGTTGCGATAGCCGTAGGTGTAAAGCGAAATATAGGTCGAGATGTTGAGCGATGCCGTCGCCATTTTCTTTGGAAAAGGGTCTTCCGCGCCTTCGAAATTGTTGTTGCAGTAGATCAATATCCGCGTGTTCTTGTCGGGGAACAGCGTCGCCAGGCTATCGACCGTAATGTCCGGAAAGCTCAGGTTCACCGCACCTTTCACATGCATCTCGTTGTATTTTTCAGTGCTGCGGGCATCCAGTATCACGGTTCCCGGCTCGCGGCTCATTCGGATGAATTCTTCTTCGGTCAAACGCCGCGTCGAGCGGTGCTTTGCCGCCTCTCCGGCGAGCTTCAAATAACCTTCCATATCGATCGCGGGATTCGGAATGTCGCCGCCGATCTGTCCAAATCCGGACGCCGCTGTAAACAGTATCGCGAGACTCATTACTATAGCTTTCATGGTGTTACCTCTCTTTCCTCTCTAGAACGCCCGTGTGATGCGCGTCTTGCAAAATGAGGTGCCTGAAATATCGATTGCCTGGGCATCGCATTTCGAGTAGCATGAATCTCAGCTTCGACTTACAGTAGAAAATCGGAGACCCCTCATATGAAAATGCTTTCTTTATTGGCAATGATCCTCGTGTGTTCGACGTTGGTTTTTGGACAAAAAGTTGAAACAAAACCCGAGCCGTTCTTTATGGAGATCGAGGATATGTTCCCGGTCTCAGGTGCCGGGATAATGATCAGAGGAACCATAGAGCGCGGTAAAGTAAAGGTCGGTGATGAGGTGGAGCTTGTCGGGATCAAGCCGACAAAAGCGACCTCCGTCGTGCGCATCATCAAACCGCCGATCCGCGAGATGCAGACCGAGGCCGCCAAAGGTGACGCGGTCGGCATCGTACTCAAAGGCGTTGAAAAAGACGACCTAAGCCGCGGCCAGGT
This sequence is a window from Acidobacteriota bacterium. Protein-coding genes within it:
- a CDS encoding OsmC family protein: MTIRRTAEAKWSGSITEGKGSVKLESGAFEGPYSFNARFGDDTSMTNPEELIAAAHAGCFTMAFSGFLGRAGFEATSIETKAIVHVEKEEAGFSIPRIDLITEAVVPNISDEEFQEVAKNAKEKCPVSRVLAGAEITLDATLKS
- a CDS encoding VOC family protein; this encodes MNIEISSLTPLLQIFNMRRSLAFYRDLLGFSVVADSGGGDDASWVWLRKDGCDLMLNDQYEPGKVPAEPPAARTAWHSDTTLFFGCESVDEIFDHLRQKGIDLAPPTNAPYGMRQLALTDPDGYTLCFQHPVR
- a CDS encoding GNAT family N-acetyltransferase; protein product: MIRPYSAGDLEAVIAIFRSNIPKYFVESEESELREFLADSVENYYVIELNGEVVGAGGIALNADDTVSLCWGMVHSSRLGTGLGKLLTEYRLARSQEMFGAKPIVTNTSQHTSGFYERLGFVMIEHTPDGFGPGIDICRMRKEAGN
- a CDS encoding homogentisate 1,2-dioxygenase; the protein is MDTKYQTGFGNEFATEAVEGALPIGRNSPQKAPLGLYAEQLSGTAFTVPRSGNKRTWTYRIRPSVMHKPFERIDNGRWLSKPDLDEVTPNQLRWDPLPLPTEPTDLIDGITTIALNGDAMSQTGIGIHIYACNKGMDGRYFYNADGEMLFVPEMGSLTIYTELGVIVVSPGEVCCIPRGVRFRVEVGGNARGYICENYGAHFKLPDLGPIGANGLANSRDFETPVAWYEDVDGEFEQVAKFGGNLWRCGIDHSPLDVVAWHGNYAPYKYDLRRFNTIGSISFDHPDPSIFTVLTSPSGEPGVANCDFVIFPDRWLVGEDTFRPPWYHRNYMSEYMGLIYGQYDAKEEGFVPGGGSLHNQMSAHGPDLDAFEKASNADLKPQKLSGTLAFMFESRYIIRPTKFAMETSYLQHEYFEVWQRLKKNFQTNR
- a CDS encoding rhodanese-like domain-containing protein produces the protein MKAIVMSLAILFTAASGFGQIGGDIPNPAIDMEGYLKLAGEAAKHRSTRRLTEEEFIRMSREPGTVILDARSTEKYNEMHVKGAVNLSFPDITVDSLATLFPDKNTRILIYCNNNFEGAEDPFPKKMATASLNISTYISLYTYGYRNVYELGPLVDIGATKLEMVASADTRD
- a CDS encoding SMP-30/gluconolactonase/LRE family protein, whose protein sequence is MFREQTRALMVMTALVLTGCTAGNVDDTITANHGPRNNRESVAETPTWTFSPDMIFPANRSLKRPEDGIALADGRLIVADQSDGLRLVSQDGSTTPFGKMKEAGYSNDPPDDEGGANGVSLDPTGKYILVSDVYKGGIYRVDAETEATEKIYQHMYGVNAARQDSNGGVWFTQSTRNAIDKGSQNLWRSVAVPTPDGALFYLAPKDVGVRLEPIRLEDGFLFANGLALDEKDGYLYLAEMFAGRILRYRLDVPAGKVSDKTTFYADGRPIDNIELDGNGRLWMALPLQNEIVSIDIATKQATSVFRVSTPKSESTLMEIEVLMREGKPWLELFTSDVWDPAPGAITGMILSPNNGPVYVTGLGNAVIKLER
- a CDS encoding ankyrin repeat domain-containing protein yields the protein MDQSEILDRIARGRTDLVFDLLATSGWNESLHSAEVSPLQWFIYYNDVTALKAVMNAGGDLSGIDLGRELGNAAFFGHWKVADFLIANGADVNWSEPETGETPLHSALSKAGRPYYFYVVKLLVENGADVNARTIPGKATGAFMRDVRTKGETPLHRAAAYADAEAIEFLIQSGAEKEARDAHGDSPLSWASEHLRPGSVLKLLAFPPHHISDLHVERNTSDHGCGWGNGMERNLLGDYLPGV